The following nucleotide sequence is from Azoarcus sp. CIB.
GTCGACCTCGAGGTCGCGCCGGGTGAGCTGTTCGGCCTCATCGGGCACAACGGCGCCGGCAAGAGCACCCTGTTCAAGATGATGCTGGGCCTGATCCCGGCAACCGCCGGCGACATCCGCATCGACGGCTCGCCCGTCACCGGCAGCGGCTTCCGCGCAGTGCGCCGCAAGATCGGCTACCTGCCCGAGAACGTCGTCCTCTACGACAACCTCACCGGCCTCGAGACGCTCGAATTCTTCGCCCGCCTCAAGGGTGCCTCGGCAAGCGAGTGCAGCCCCGCGCTCGAACGCGTCGGCCTCTCCAGCGCCGCACGCCGGCGCGTGCGCGAATACTCCAAGGGCATGCGCCAGCGCCTCGGCTTCGCGCAGGCGCTGCTCGGCCGCCCGCGCATCCTGTTCCTCGACGAGCCCACCACCGGTCTCGACCCCGAGGCGATCCGCGAGTTCTACGTGATCCTGCGCGTCCTCAAGGCCGACGGCGTGACGATGATCCTCACCTCGCACATCCTCGCCGAGATCCAGGAGCGCGTCGATCGGCTCGCGATCATGGCCGCCGGCAAGATCCAGGCCGTCGGCACCGTGCAGGATCTGCGCGAGCAGATGGATCTGCCGCTGTGGTTCCGCGTTCGCCTCGCGCACGAGGACTTCCATCACGTCCGCGCGGTACTCGGCGGCCTGCCGGTCCTCGCGATCGAAGCGCGCGAGGACCACGTCGCGGTCGAATGCCGGCGCGAATCGAAGATGGTCGTGATGCAGGCGCTCGCCTCGCTCGGCGACAAGGTGCTCGACCTGCACGTGCACGAACCCTCGCTCGAAGACGTGTTCTTCGGCTTCTCCGACTAAGGGCGACGCACATGGAAATCCGCCAGATCGCCACCCTCGCCGGCAAGGAATTCTGGGACCGCATCCGCAACCGCTGGGTGCTCGCGGTGGCCCTCGTGTTCACCGTCTTCGCGCTGGTGATCGCCTACTTCGGCGGCGCGCAGCAGGGCACGGTGGGCTTCCGCTCGATCGAATTCACGATCGCCAGCCTCGTCTCGCTGGTCATCTACCTCGTCCCCCTGATCGCGCTCGTGCTCGGCTTCGACGCCATCGTCGGCGAGCGCGAACGCGGCTCGCTCGACCTGCTGCTGTCGATGCCGATCACGCGCTTCGAACTGCTGCTCGGCAAGTACCTCGGCCTCGCCGCGGCGCTCGCGTTTTCGACCATCGCCGGCTTTGGCCTCGTCGCGGTCGTGCTCTCCGCACAGCTCGACCTCGTCGCGCTGATGCACTTCGTCGGCTTCATGATCAGTTCGGTGCTGCTGGGCCTCGCCTTCCTCAGCCTCGCGGTGATGGTGTCGGTGTTCGCCAGTGACCGCACGCGCGCCTCCGGCATGGCCATCGCGTTGTGGTTCTTCTTCGTGCTGGTGTTCGACCTGCTGCTGCTCGGCGGCCTGGTCGTCACCGGCGGCAAGTACGGCGGCGAGATTTTCCCCTACCTGCTGCTCCTCAACCCCGCCGACGTCTTCCGCATCCTCAACATCTTCACCCTCGACGACGTCCGCACGCTATACGGACTCGCCACCGTATTCCCTCGCGCGCTGGCCGAACCCTGGCTCCTCGGCCTCGTGATGGCCGCGTGGATCGCAGCCCCCCTGGGCGTTGCCGCATGGAGATTCCGTAAATGATGTCCCCCATCCTTCCCTTCCGAACGACCCTGCTGGCGGCCCTTGCGGCCGGCCTCCTCGCCGCCTGCGGGCCGAGCGGCAGCGACGGCGGCAACAAGCTCGCCGCGGTCGAGATCGACCAGAGCACCGCCTGCTCCCTCGACGGCATGCTGCTCGCCGACTACCCCGGCCCGAAGGCGCAGATCTTCTACGCCGACCGCCCCGAGCCCGAGTTCTTCTGCGACACGGTCGAAATGTTCGGCATCTACCTGAAACCCGAGCAAATTCGCCCGGTGAAGGCGATCTTCGTGCAGGACATGGGCAAGGCCGAGTGGGACCAGCCACGCGGCGCGTGGATCGACGCGAAGACAGCCTGGTACGTCATCGGCAGCTCACGCCACGGCTCGATGGGACCGACGATCGGCTCCTTCGCGCAGCAGGCGGATGCCCAGAAATTCGCC
It contains:
- a CDS encoding ABC transporter permease subunit — its product is MEIRQIATLAGKEFWDRIRNRWVLAVALVFTVFALVIAYFGGAQQGTVGFRSIEFTIASLVSLVIYLVPLIALVLGFDAIVGERERGSLDLLLSMPITRFELLLGKYLGLAAALAFSTIAGFGLVAVVLSAQLDLVALMHFVGFMISSVLLGLAFLSLAVMVSVFASDRTRASGMAIALWFFFVLVFDLLLLGGLVVTGGKYGGEIFPYLLLLNPADVFRILNIFTLDDVRTLYGLATVFPRALAEPWLLGLVMAAWIAAPLGVAAWRFRK
- a CDS encoding ABC transporter ATP-binding protein yields the protein MADTSQAPAERTAPVIAVRGATKHYGAVRAVDGVDLEVAPGELFGLIGHNGAGKSTLFKMMLGLIPATAGDIRIDGSPVTGSGFRAVRRKIGYLPENVVLYDNLTGLETLEFFARLKGASASECSPALERVGLSSAARRRVREYSKGMRQRLGFAQALLGRPRILFLDEPTTGLDPEAIREFYVILRVLKADGVTMILTSHILAEIQERVDRLAIMAAGKIQAVGTVQDLREQMDLPLWFRVRLAHEDFHHVRAVLGGLPVLAIEAREDHVAVECRRESKMVVMQALASLGDKVLDLHVHEPSLEDVFFGFSD
- a CDS encoding nitrous oxide reductase accessory protein NosL; this encodes MMSPILPFRTTLLAALAAGLLAACGPSGSDGGNKLAAVEIDQSTACSLDGMLLADYPGPKAQIFYADRPEPEFFCDTVEMFGIYLKPEQIRPVKAIFVQDMGKAEWDQPRGAWIDAKTAWYVIGSSRHGSMGPTIGSFAQQADAQKFAQTHGGKVLAFDAITPDMAVLDGGALHDSKM